In Flavobacterium sp. GSB-24, the genomic window CAGAAAAGTATAGAAAAACAGAAAACCCGAATATTTCTATTCGGGTTTTGTGGTACCTCCAGTCCCGAGGCTTCGGGAGAACCAGGGACACATATTTAGTTTCTTTTGGATAAAATATCTTTTAAAATTGACGGATCATTAATTATTTTATCATTAAAGGTTTTGCTTTTCATTCTTTTAATAAAGCGTTCCAAGTAAAGAGCTTCGTCTCTGTCATTACAATTAAAAGTCAAAACGATTTCCCAGTCATTGGCAATCTTGGTAAAGGAATTTGAATAAGAGTGATTATTGTGTTTTATTACTCTTTCGTTTATGTTATTGGTTTCGCCGATGTAAAATTTTTGAGATGATTTTGAATAGAGAATATAGAGATAATGCATTTGAATGAGTATTAAAAAACAAAAAACCCGAATATTTCTATTCGGGTTTTGTGGTACCTCCAGTCCCGAGGCTTCGGGAGAACCAGGGACACATATTTAGTTTCTTTTGGATAAAATATCTTTTAAAATTGACGGATCATTAATTATTTTATCATTAAAGGTTTTGCTTTTCATTCTTTTAATAAAGCGTTCCAAGTAAAGAGCTTCGTCTCTGTCATTACAATTAAAAGTCAAAACGATTTCCCAGTCATTGGCAATCTTGGTAAAGGAATTTGAATAAGAGTGATTATTGTGTTTTATTACTCTTTCGTTTATGTTATTGGTTTCGCCGATGTAAAATTTTTGAGATGATTTTGAATAGAGAATATAGAGATAATGCATTTGAATGAGTATTAAAAAACAAAAAACCCGAATATTTCTATTCGGGTTTTGTGGTACCTCCAGTCCCGAGGCTTCGGGAGAACCAGGGACACATATTTAGTTTCTTTTGGATAAAATATCTTTTAAAATTGACGGATCATTAATTATTTTATCATTAAAGGTTTTGCTTTTCATTCTTTTAATAAAGCGTTCCAAGTAAAGAGCTTCGTCTCTGTCAGTACAATTAAAAGTTAAAACGATTTCCCAGTCATTGGCAATCTTGGTAAAGGAATTTGAATAAGAGTGATTATTGTGTTTTATTACTCTTTCGTTTATGTTATTGGTTTCGCCGATGTAAAATTTTTGAGATGATTTTGAATAGAGAATATAGAGATAATGCATTGAATGAGTATTAAAAAGCAAAAAACCCGAATATTTCTATTCGGGTTTTGTGGTACCTCCAGTCCCGAGGCTTTGGGAGAACCAGGGACACATATTTAGTTTCTTTTGGATAAAATATCTTTTAAAATTGACGGATCATTAATTATTTTATCATTAAAGGTTTTGCTTTTCATTCTTTTAATAAAGCGTTCCAAGTAAAGAGCTTCGTCTCTGTCAGTACAATTAAAAGTTAAAACGATTTCCCAGTCATTGGCAATCTTGGTAAAGGAATTTGAATAAGAGTGATTATTGTGTTTTATTACTCTTTCGTTTATGTTATTGGTTTCGCCGATGTAAAATTTTTGAGATGATTTTGAATAGAGAATATAGAGATAATGCATTGAATGAGTATTAAAAAGCAAAAAACCCGAATATTTCTATTCGGGTTTTGTGGTACCTCCAGGGATCGAACCAGGGACACATGGATTTTCAGTCCATTGCTCTACCATCTGAGCTAAGGTACCGTTGTGCGGTTAATGCGGGTGCAAAGATAGAATCATTTTCCGTTTATCCAAAACATTTTAAAAAAAAAATCAATTCGTATCTTCGCAGAAACAAAAAGTAAAAATGATTTTAACTGTTGATGTCGGAAACACCAGAATTAAAGCATCTGTATTTGAGGGAAATACTGCTCTGGAGAATTTTATTTTTGAGAAAAATGAACTGGAAGAAAAAATTGAAAAAATTTTAAAAAAATTTCCAAACTGCTCCGATTTGGTTGTTGCATCAGTAGGAAGTATCAAAAAACAATCCTTTTTAACTTTCGAAAATCAATTAAAAGTTCATTTTTTTACACACGAAGATGTATTTCCTTTTCATAATAAATACGCAACACCAAAAACATTAGGAATAGATCGAATGATTTTGGCTGCGGGAGCAACTTTAAAATTCCCCAAACAAAATAGATTGGTTATTGATGCGGGAACATGCATAACCTACGATTTTATCGACGAAAATGATAATTATTTAGGAGGAGCCATTTCTCCGGGTCTTCGCCTGCGTTATGAATCACTGCATAATTTTACGGCCAGACTGCCGTTACTTACATTAGAAAACCCTGAATCATATATAGGAAACTCAACGGCACAAGCCATACATTCTGGTGTTGTCAATGGTTTCGTCTATGAGATTGACGGTTTTATCGATGATTATCGCAGAGAGTTTTCAAATTTTATCATAATTTTAACGGGAGGCGATGCAGATTTTTTGGCTAAACGATTAAAAAATACCATATTTGCCAATTCAAATTTCCTTCTGGAGAGTTTGAACCAAACATATCAATATAAAATCGACAATGATTAAAAAAGTATTAATAAGCGCTTGTTTGCTTATATCGTTCGTTTCATTTGCTCAACAAGGTACTGCTTCGCCTTATTCTTTTTTCGGAATAGGAGATGTAAGATTCAAGGGAACTCTTGAAAATAGATCTATGGCTGGCGTTGCAGTGGAGCAAGATACGATTCACTTAAATTTAGATAATCCTGCAAGTTATGCCAGTTTAATACAAACTACGTTTACCGTTGGGGGAACTTTTGCGACTTCTAATTTAAAAACAAGTACGCAATCTGAAAAAGCACAACGTAGTACTTTTGATTATTTAGCATTAGGAATTCCTATGGGAAAATTTGGTGCTTCTTTTGGTTTGATCCCAGTAACTTCGGTAGGATATAAAATTTTGAATAGTTCTCCGACAGAAGGAGATGTTAATTCACAGCTTGACGGAAAAGGAGGGGTAAACAAAGTTTATTTCGGATTAGGATATAAAATTATCCAAAATTGGAATATTGGTATAGATGCCCAATACAATTTTGGAAAAATTACAACAACAAGTGTAGAAGGTATTTCTGGTGTGCAAAATGGAACAGCAGAAGTAAATACATCTGAATTATCAGGTATGGCTTTTAGCTTAGGAACGATGTATCAAAGAAAAGTGTACAAAAAGGTTAGTATATTTTCTAGTTTGAGTTATTCATTTGCCAGTAATCTAAGTTCAGATAATACAAGAGTAATTTCAGTACAAGGTGACCCTGATCCTTATATATATCCTGCAACTTCAACAAAATTAAAACTTCCAAATAAATTAAGCATTGGTTTAGGAATCGGTGAAGCAAGAAAATGGCTTGTAGGTGCAAATATGACTTTTCAAGGAGATGGACAGTTAGCAAATTATTACAATTCAGCTCAAAATGTAAGCTATGAAAGTTATTCTAAATATGCTCTAGGAGGATATTATCTTCCTAATTATAATTCGTTTACAAGTTATATGAGTAGAATTACCTATAGAGCTGGTTTGAAATATGAAAAAATTGGTTTGATTGTAAACAACGAATCAATTAAAGATGTCGGCATGACATTAGGAGCTGGAATTCCGATTCCAGGATCTTATTCAAATTTGAATTTCGGAATTGAATTTGGTAAAAGAGGTACAGTTTCTTCTAATTTAGTTCAAGAAAATTACGTGAATTTTAGTTTAAGTTTCTCTTTCAACGACAAATGGTTCGTGAAGAGTAAATTCCAATAAACATAATATTTATCTTTTCTAAGCTCATTACAATTTATTACATTTGGCGAATGAATTTACCAAAGAGATATAGTCTGCTAGTTGTCACAGTTTTTGCTGTGACACTATTTTTTGGGTGCGAAAGTAATTTTAAAGATGTTCAGAAAATTAACTTCTCAGAGTTTGTTCCGGCAAGTGATGCAGATACAGTTAATATAAAATATACAGATTCTGGACGTATTTCAGGTATTTTAATAAGTCCTAAAATGCTGGATTATTCGAATCTTGATTTTCCTTTCACAGAATTTCCTAAAGGATTAGATGTTACTTTATATGACAAAAAGCAAAAGCGTACCTTTATAAGAGGAAATTATGCGGTTTCGTATAAAAATACAGGGATTATTGATTTGATAGGAAAAGTAAAAATCACCTCTGAAGCTGGACAGGTTTTGGAAACGGAGCAATTGTACTTCGATCAGAAAAATGAATGGTTTTATACCGAAAGAAAATTTAAACTTACCGATAAAAAAGGAGTTTCTCACGGTCAGGGAATAGATTTTAGTAAAGATTTTAAAGTGATTAATTCGCAGCGAATAAGCGGCGAAATTGAATCTGAAGAATAAAAATATATCATGGGTTATTTAAAATATACACAATTTATCTATATCGCATTTGCACTTTTTTTTGCTTATGATGGTATAATGAAACTAAACGAAGGAGATGAAAGTTATCCCTTCTACTTTGTAATCGCAGGAATGGCTATTTTTATGTTTTTCTTTAGAAGAAGGTTTCTTAATAAATACGATAACCGTAACAAAAAACAATAAAAATGGAAATTAGTATTATAATAATATGTTTAATACTAGCAGCCTTTTTCTCTGGAATGGAAATCGCGTTTATTTCCTCCAACAAAATTTACCTCGAAATAGAAAAGAAACAAGACGATTTCTTGTCTCGAATCTTAACTAAACTTACCGAAAATCCATCCAAATTTATTGCGGCCATGCTTATTGGCAACAATGTCGCTTTGGTTGTTTATGGCTTTTTTATGGGCGATCTGATTTTGAATTGGATGGCGCATTTTGGTCTTGTTTTTTCGGATTGGTGGAATGTTCTTGTTCAAACTCTGCTTGCCACATTTGTGGTTCTGTTAACTTCAGAATTTTTCCCTAAAGTATTTTTTCAGATTTATGCGAATTCTTTAATTAAGATTCTCGCTCTTCCGGCCTATTTATTTTACCGATTATTTTATTACATTTCAACTTTCTTTATTTGGATTGCAGATTTTGTGCTGAGTAAATTTTTTAAAACAGAAGGAAATCAGATTCAATTATTTAGCAGGATTGAACTTGGAAATTATATTACAGAACAAATGAGCACGGTTGAAGAAGATGAAGAAGTAGATTCTGAAATTCAGATTTTTCAAAATGCTCTGGAGTTTTCAGGTGTAAAAGCACGCGATATAATGACACCTAGAACAGAAATTGTAGACATAGATTTGTTTGATACAGTTGATGACCTTAAAGCGTTATTTGTCGAAACAGGATATTCTAAAATTATCATTAGCCAGAATTCTTTAGACGATATAGTGGGTTATGTGCATTCGTTTGATTTATTCAAAAAACCAGCGACAATAAAATCGGTTTTGATGACAGTTGAGTTTGTTCCTGAAACAATTTTAATAAAAGATGTTTTGACTTTATTGATTAAAAAACGTAAAAATGTCGCAGTTGTCTTAGATGAATATGGCGGAACTTCTGGAATAATTACAATTGAAGATATTGTCGAAGAACTTTTTGGTGAAATTGAAGATGAACATGATTTAGATGAAGAATTAATTGAAGAAGAAATAGGCGAAGGCAAGTATTTGTTTTCGACAAGATTAGATGTTGAATATTTAAATGAAACCTATAAATTGATGATTCCTGAGGAAGATTCTTATGGAACTTTAGGAGGTTTTATTGTAAATCATACAAAAGA contains:
- a CDS encoding GIY-YIG nuclease family protein, which translates into the protein MHYLYILYSKSSQKFYIGETNNINERVIKHNNHSYSNSFTKIANDWEIVLTFNCTDRDEALYLERFIKRMKSKTFNDKIINDPSILKDILSKRN
- a CDS encoding GIY-YIG nuclease family protein: MHYLYILYSKSSQKFYIGETNNINERVIKHNNHSYSNSFTKIANDWEIVLTFNCNDRDEALYLERFIKRMKSKTFNDKIINDPSILKDILSKRN
- a CDS encoding hemolysin family protein produces the protein MEISIIIICLILAAFFSGMEIAFISSNKIYLEIEKKQDDFLSRILTKLTENPSKFIAAMLIGNNVALVVYGFFMGDLILNWMAHFGLVFSDWWNVLVQTLLATFVVLLTSEFFPKVFFQIYANSLIKILALPAYLFYRLFYYISTFFIWIADFVLSKFFKTEGNQIQLFSRIELGNYITEQMSTVEEDEEVDSEIQIFQNALEFSGVKARDIMTPRTEIVDIDLFDTVDDLKALFVETGYSKIIISQNSLDDIVGYVHSFDLFKKPATIKSVLMTVEFVPETILIKDVLTLLIKKRKNVAVVLDEYGGTSGIITIEDIVEELFGEIEDEHDLDEELIEEEIGEGKYLFSTRLDVEYLNETYKLMIPEEDSYGTLGGFIVNHTKEIPQKGDKIVIDKYHFFIKEASNKKIELVKLTIKD
- the lptC gene encoding LPS export ABC transporter periplasmic protein LptC, producing MNLPKRYSLLVVTVFAVTLFFGCESNFKDVQKINFSEFVPASDADTVNIKYTDSGRISGILISPKMLDYSNLDFPFTEFPKGLDVTLYDKKQKRTFIRGNYAVSYKNTGIIDLIGKVKITSEAGQVLETEQLYFDQKNEWFYTERKFKLTDKKGVSHGQGIDFSKDFKVINSQRISGEIESEE
- a CDS encoding type III pantothenate kinase, producing MILTVDVGNTRIKASVFEGNTALENFIFEKNELEEKIEKILKKFPNCSDLVVASVGSIKKQSFLTFENQLKVHFFTHEDVFPFHNKYATPKTLGIDRMILAAGATLKFPKQNRLVIDAGTCITYDFIDENDNYLGGAISPGLRLRYESLHNFTARLPLLTLENPESYIGNSTAQAIHSGVVNGFVYEIDGFIDDYRREFSNFIIILTGGDADFLAKRLKNTIFANSNFLLESLNQTYQYKIDND